A stretch of Brassica napus cultivar Da-Ae chromosome C6, Da-Ae, whole genome shotgun sequence DNA encodes these proteins:
- the LOC125588538 gene encoding putative nuclease HARBI1 has protein sequence MSSSSSDEVEERLDEIIDDIIDETYINILEDQPSKPKKRAYIERDREIGHNRLWNDYFSEDATFPPYLFRRRFRMNKELFLRIVHRLSEHVPFFQQRRDATGRFGLSPLQKCTTAICLLAYGSAADAVDEYLRVGESTSISCLKNFNEGIIQLFGNEYLRRPTEEDLQRLLHIGEIRGFPGMVGSIDCMHWRWKNCPTAWKGQYTRGSTKPSIVLEAVASQDLWIWHAFFGLPGTLNDINVLDQSPVFDDIIQGRAPRVEYVVNGHMYNLAYYLTDGIYPNWLTFIQSISLPQGPKAELFAKLQESTRKDVERAFGVLQARFAIVKNPALSWDQQQIGMTMRACFMIEIPV, from the exons ATGTCATCATCGTCATCCGATGAAGTTGAAGAAAGATTGGACGAAATTATCGACGATATCATAGATGAAACCTACATCAACATTTTGGAAGACCAACCCTCTAAGCCGAAGAAACGCGCTTATATAGAACGAGACCGTGAAATCGGACACAACCGATTATGGAATGATTACTTCAGTGAAGATGCGACATTTCCGCCGTATTTATTCAGACGCCGTTTTCGTATGAACAAAGAATTATTCTTGCGTATTGTCCATCGCCTCTCAGAACACGTTCCATTctttcaacaaagaagagatgcaaCGGGGAGGTTTGGTCTTTCaccactacaaaaatgtacAACCGCCATTTGTCTCCTTGCTTATGGTTCTGCAGCTGACGCGGTTGATGAATATCTCAGAGTTGGTGAAAGCACGTCAATTTCGTGTTTAAAGAATTTTAATGAAGGAATAATTCAGTTATTTGGTaatgagtatctacgaagacCGACAGAAGAGGATCTTCAGCGACTACTCCATATTGGAGAGATACGCGGGTTTCCGGGGATGGtaggaagcatcgactgtatgcattggagGTGGAAAAATTGCCCAACGGCTTGGAAAGGACAGTACACCCGGGGATCAACAAAACCGTCAATTGTGTTAGAGGCAgtagcttcacaagatctttggatatggcacgctttCTTCGGTCTaccaggtaccttaaacgatattaatgtcCTCGATCAgtctcctgtttttgatgacattattcAAGGTCGGGCTCCGAGGGTAGAGTATGTGGTCAACGGACACATGTATAATTTGGCGTACTACCTCACGGACGGTATTTATCCAAACTGGttaacatttatccaatctatctcactacctcaaggtcctaaagcagaGTTATTTGCTAAACTTCAAGAATCAACCCGGAAAGATGTggagcgggcttttggagttTTACAAGCTCGATTTGCGATTGTGAAAAACCCAGCTCTTTCATGGGATCAGCAACAGATAGGGATGAcaatgagagcat GTTTTATGATCGAGATCCCTGTATAG
- the LOC106405498 gene encoding glutathione S-transferase T3-like, which yields MAANNTSYVNLLFSQSQSPVDLDSPEPFWFGTQGPDASPTVESAVESPVRKERRPWSTKEDKILIGAWLNTSKDAVVSNEQKAARFWSRIVDYYNKSPQLVGTVPRELGQCKQRWARINEQVCKFVGCYDTALREQSSGQNDDDVMIAALDNFSNQYSVKFSMEHAWRELRHDQKWSSTYLAKGSGKEKRKGVEVVREEEVVRPVGVKAAKAATKKKKSVAEESLSQIQVIMEMKDKLSKQKLLDRLLAKKDPLTEMEKALQLKLMCVEVTGVCWSLSHSREFVSQSLLVFIAFTGV from the exons ATGGCTGCGAACAACACAAGTTATGTTAACCTCCTGTTTAGTCAATCTCAGTCCCCAGTGGACCTTGATTCACCCGAACCTTTTTGGTTCGGGACCCAAGGTCCTGATGCGTCTCCTACTGTCGAATCTGCTGTGGAGTCTCCTGTTAGGAAGGAGAGGAGGCCTTGGTCTACTAAGGAGGACAAAATCCTAATCGGAGCTTGGCTTAACACGAGTAAGGATGCGGTGGTGAGCAATGAGCAGAAAGCTGCTAGGTTCTGGAGCCGCATTGTTGACTACTACAACAAAAGCCCTCAACTGGTGGGAACAGTGCCTAGAGAGCTTGGTCAGTGCAAGCAGAGGTGGGCTCGGATTAACGAGCAAGTGTGCAAGTTCGTAGGCTGCTATGACACAGCACTGAGGGAGCAGAGTAGTGGGCAAAACGATGATGATGTCATGATAGCTGCTTTGGATAACTTCTCCAATCAGTACTCGGTCAAGTTTAGCATGGAACATGCCTGGAGAGAGTTGAGGCATGACCAGAAATGGTCCTCTACCTATTTGGCTAAGGGGAGTGGGAAGGAAAAGCGCAAAGGGGTGGAGGTTgttagagaagaagaagtggtTAGACCCGTGGGGGTCAAGGCAGCTAAAGCTgctacgaagaagaagaagagtgttgCAGAAGAGTCCTTGTCACAAATACAAGTCATAATGGAAATGAAAGATAAACTCTCTAAGCAGAAGTTGCTTGACCGTCTACTCGCCAAAAAAGACCCTCTTACTGAGATGGAAAAAGCTCTTCAGCTGAAACTTATGT GTGTAGAAGTCACGGGAGTTTGTTGGTCTTTATCGCATTCACGTGAGTTTGTTAGTCAGAGTCTGTTGGTCTTTATCGCATTCACGGGAGTTTGA